One Klebsiella sp. RIT-PI-d genomic window carries:
- a CDS encoding LysR family transcriptional regulator, whose amino-acid sequence MHKTTLEQWTLLEKVVESGSFAKAAQETHRSQSSVSYNLSLLQERLGVALLQPEGRRAVLTPAGELLLAQVKPLLRTFSWLETRAATLQDGARTRLDLMVDSIFPRRRLFAILKQFQQQWPQTQVRLTEVLENSSDRQAAYADADVMVLTRRQDITGGGEWLMNIDFIAVAHRDHPLSAVDTPLNEDTLRAWPLIRIAEGDSPQHTARDAWTFSTIDAAIDAVMYQVGYGWLPEERIQTQLEQGILCPLPLSHGARRATPLHLIVKDTLAPLDDQVKTLLRLFAEH is encoded by the coding sequence ATGCATAAGACAACCCTGGAGCAATGGACGTTACTGGAAAAGGTGGTTGAATCGGGCAGTTTTGCAAAAGCGGCACAAGAAACCCATCGCAGCCAGTCCTCGGTCAGTTATAACCTGTCATTGTTACAGGAGCGTCTTGGCGTTGCGCTGCTGCAACCGGAAGGCCGCCGGGCAGTCCTGACGCCCGCAGGCGAACTTTTGCTGGCTCAGGTTAAACCTCTGCTAAGAACCTTTAGCTGGCTGGAAACCCGCGCGGCAACACTGCAAGACGGCGCGCGCACGCGGCTGGACTTAATGGTCGACAGCATTTTCCCCCGTCGTCGCCTGTTTGCAATCCTTAAACAATTCCAGCAGCAATGGCCGCAAACGCAGGTACGTCTCACCGAAGTACTGGAGAACAGTAGCGATCGGCAGGCGGCCTACGCTGATGCAGACGTCATGGTCCTGACGCGCCGCCAGGATATTACCGGCGGCGGTGAGTGGCTGATGAATATCGATTTTATTGCCGTCGCTCATCGCGATCATCCGCTTTCTGCCGTGGATACTCCGCTTAACGAAGACACGCTTCGCGCCTGGCCACTGATCCGCATTGCTGAAGGTGATAGCCCGCAGCACACCGCGCGAGATGCCTGGACCTTTTCAACCATTGATGCAGCGATTGATGCCGTGATGTATCAGGTGGGCTATGGCTGGTTGCCCGAAGAGCGCATACAGACGCAGCTTGAGCAGGGTATTTTGTGCCCCCTGCCGTTAAGCCATGGCGCACGGCGCGCCACGCCGCTGCACCTGATCGTTAAAGACACCCTCGCCCCGCTGGACGATCAGGTCAAGACCCTGCTGCGTTTATTCGCTGAGCATTAA
- the nikA gene encoding nickel ABC transporter substrate-binding protein, with protein sequence MLSSLRRIVVALLACASFFAHAAAPDEITTAWPVNVGPLNPHLYTPNQLFAQSMVYEPLVKYQADGSVTPWLAKSWTHSADGKTWTFILRNDVTFSNGEVFDAPAAAENFRVVLDNRQRHAWLELVNQIVDVKALSKTALQITLKDAYYPFLQELALPRPFRFIAPSQFKHNETMNGINAPIGTGPWVLKASKLNQYDVLVRNEHYWGEKPQIKKITVKVIPDPTTRAVAFETGDIDLLYGNEGLLPLDTFARFSHNPDYHTQLSAPVETVMLALNSAKAPTNELLVREALNYSVNKKSLIDNALYGTQQVADTLFSSTVPYADLHLKPRQYDPQQASALLEKAGWKLPAGKSIREKAGTPLHIELAYIGTDALSKSMAEIVQADMRKIGVDVALTGEEESSIYARMRDGRFGMIFSRTWGAPYDPHAFMSSMRVPSHADYQAQLGLPDKAQIDREIGDVLTTTDEAQRKSLYRDILTRLHNEAVYLPISYMSMMVVAKPALGTLPYPAITSDIPFEQIKPVNH encoded by the coding sequence ATTTTGTCCAGCTTACGTCGCATCGTAGTTGCGCTTCTGGCGTGTGCGTCATTTTTCGCACATGCTGCCGCACCTGACGAGATCACTACCGCCTGGCCGGTTAATGTCGGGCCACTCAATCCTCATCTCTATACGCCGAATCAACTGTTCGCCCAGAGCATGGTGTATGAGCCGCTGGTGAAATACCAGGCGGATGGCTCCGTTACTCCGTGGCTGGCAAAAAGCTGGACCCACTCGGCAGATGGCAAAACCTGGACCTTCATCCTGCGCAATGATGTCACGTTCTCCAATGGCGAAGTGTTCGATGCCCCTGCGGCGGCAGAAAATTTCCGCGTCGTGCTGGATAACCGTCAGCGTCACGCCTGGCTGGAGCTGGTCAATCAGATCGTTGACGTCAAAGCGCTCAGTAAAACGGCGCTGCAAATTACGCTTAAAGATGCTTACTATCCTTTCCTGCAGGAGCTGGCTTTGCCGCGCCCTTTCCGCTTTATCGCCCCGTCACAGTTCAAACATAATGAGACGATGAACGGCATCAACGCGCCGATTGGTACCGGACCGTGGGTGCTGAAGGCGTCAAAGCTCAACCAGTATGATGTACTGGTGCGTAACGAGCATTACTGGGGTGAAAAACCGCAGATCAAAAAGATCACCGTTAAAGTGATCCCGGACCCTACCACGCGCGCCGTGGCCTTCGAGACAGGCGATATTGACCTGCTGTATGGCAATGAAGGCCTGCTGCCGCTGGATACCTTTGCCCGCTTCAGCCACAACCCGGATTATCACACCCAGCTTTCGGCCCCGGTTGAAACGGTGATGCTGGCGCTGAACTCCGCCAAAGCACCGACTAACGAGCTACTGGTGCGTGAAGCGCTGAACTACTCGGTGAACAAAAAATCGCTTATCGACAACGCGCTGTACGGCACTCAACAGGTTGCCGATACGCTGTTTTCCTCGACGGTACCCTACGCTGATCTTCATCTGAAACCGCGCCAGTACGATCCGCAGCAGGCCAGCGCACTGCTGGAAAAAGCGGGCTGGAAACTTCCTGCTGGAAAATCCATTCGTGAAAAAGCGGGCACGCCGCTGCACATTGAACTGGCCTATATCGGCACCGATGCGTTGAGCAAATCGATGGCTGAAATTGTGCAGGCCGATATGCGCAAAATAGGTGTTGATGTGGCGCTGACAGGTGAGGAAGAAAGCAGCATTTATGCCCGCATGCGCGATGGACGCTTTGGTATGATTTTCTCCCGCACCTGGGGTGCACCGTACGATCCGCACGCGTTTATGAGCTCAATGCGCGTACCGTCTCACGCCGATTATCAGGCGCAATTGGGCCTGCCGGATAAGGCGCAAATCGACCGGGAGATCGGCGACGTTCTCACCACGACCGATGAGGCACAGCGTAAATCACTGTATCGCGATATTCTGACCCGGCTGCATAACGAAGCGGTATATCTGCCGATTAGCTATATGTCGATGATGGTCGTGGCAAAACCAGCGTTAGGCACCCTCCCTTATCCAGCAATAACCTCCGACATCCCTTTTGAACAGATCAAGCCGGTAAATCACTGA
- the nikB gene encoding nickel ABC transporter permease subunit NikB, with product MLRYSLRRILLLIPMVFAASVVIFLMLRLGTGDPALDYLRLSNLPPTPDMVANTRVMLGLDQPLIVQYGSWLWKALHLDFGLSFATQRPVLDDVLTFLPATLELAGAALVLILLISVPLGIWAARHRDRLPDFIVRVIAFLGVSMPNFWLAFLLVMFFSVYLKWLPALGYGGWQHLILPAVSIAFMSLAINARLLRASMLEVAGQRHVTWARLRGLSDKQTERRHILRNASLPVITAVGMHIGELIGGTMIIENIFAWPGVGRYAVSAIFNRDYPVIQCFTLIMVVVFVVCNLIVDLLNAALDPRIRRHEGAHL from the coding sequence ATGTTACGTTACAGTTTGCGGCGTATTCTGCTGCTTATCCCGATGGTTTTCGCTGCCTCGGTGGTGATTTTCCTGATGCTGCGTCTGGGAACGGGCGACCCGGCGCTCGACTATCTACGCCTGTCTAACCTGCCGCCAACGCCGGATATGGTCGCCAACACGCGGGTGATGCTGGGGCTGGATCAGCCGCTTATCGTCCAGTATGGCAGCTGGCTATGGAAAGCCCTGCACCTCGATTTTGGCCTCTCGTTCGCCACCCAGCGCCCGGTACTGGATGATGTTCTGACCTTTCTGCCGGCTACGCTGGAACTGGCCGGCGCGGCGCTGGTCCTGATCCTGCTGATCTCGGTGCCGCTCGGCATCTGGGCGGCACGCCATCGCGATCGTCTGCCGGATTTTATCGTGCGGGTTATCGCCTTTCTTGGCGTCTCAATGCCTAATTTTTGGCTCGCTTTTTTGCTGGTAATGTTTTTCTCGGTATACCTGAAATGGCTTCCGGCACTGGGTTATGGAGGCTGGCAGCATCTCATCCTGCCAGCGGTTTCCATCGCTTTTATGTCGCTGGCGATTAATGCACGTCTGCTGCGGGCCAGTATGCTGGAGGTTGCCGGGCAGCGCCATGTCACCTGGGCACGTCTGCGCGGGCTAAGCGATAAACAAACCGAACGCCGCCATATTTTGCGCAACGCCTCGCTGCCGGTCATTACCGCAGTGGGAATGCACATCGGTGAACTGATTGGCGGCACGATGATTATCGAGAATATTTTTGCCTGGCCAGGCGTCGGGCGCTACGCCGTCTCAGCAATATTTAATCGTGACTACCCGGTGATCCAGTGTTTTACGCTGATCATGGTGGTGGTGTTTGTAGTCTGTAACCTGATTGTCGATTTACTGAACGCGGCGCTCGATCCGCGCATTCGCCGCCACGAAGGAGCGCATTTGTGA
- the nikC gene encoding nickel ABC transporter permease subunit NikC — translation MNFFLSSRWSVRLALIIIALLAVIALTSQWWLPYDPQAIDLPSRLLSPGSQHWLGTDHLGRDIFSRLLAATRVSLGSVMACLLLVLILGLVVGGSAGLIGGRVDQVTMRVADIFMTFPTSILSFFLVGVLGTGLTNVIIAIALSHWAWYARMVRSLVIALRQREFVLASRLSGAGHIRVFVDHLAGAAIPSLLVLATLDIGHMMLHVAGMSFLGLGVTAPTAEWGVMINDARQYIWTQPLQMFWPGLALFISVMAFNLVGDALRDHLDPHLIMEHAH, via the coding sequence GTGAACTTTTTCCTCTCATCGCGCTGGTCGGTACGTCTCGCACTTATCATCATCGCCCTGCTGGCGGTGATTGCTCTCACCAGCCAGTGGTGGCTGCCATACGATCCACAGGCGATTGATTTACCGTCGCGCCTGCTGTCACCGGGCAGCCAGCACTGGCTGGGCACCGACCACCTCGGACGCGACATCTTCTCCCGCCTGCTGGCAGCAACCCGCGTCTCGTTAGGTTCGGTGATGGCGTGTCTGCTGCTGGTACTAATACTGGGGCTGGTTGTCGGCGGCAGCGCCGGTCTGATTGGCGGTCGCGTCGATCAGGTCACCATGCGGGTTGCAGATATTTTTATGACCTTCCCGACCTCGATCCTCTCTTTCTTCCTGGTCGGCGTATTAGGCACCGGGCTTACCAATGTGATTATCGCTATCGCCCTGTCGCACTGGGCGTGGTATGCACGCATGGTGCGCAGTCTGGTGATCGCGCTGCGTCAGCGTGAGTTTGTTCTGGCTTCCCGTCTTTCCGGTGCGGGTCATATTCGGGTATTTGTCGATCATCTGGCAGGCGCGGCGATCCCGTCCCTGCTGGTGCTGGCGACGCTGGATATCGGCCACATGATGCTGCATGTTGCCGGAATGTCGTTCCTCGGTCTCGGCGTTACCGCGCCGACGGCGGAATGGGGCGTGATGATTAACGACGCTCGCCAGTATATCTGGACTCAGCCGTTACAAATGTTCTGGCCGGGTCTGGCGCTGTTTATCAGCGTGATGGCCTTCAACCTGGTCGGTGACGCCCTGCGCGATCATCTCGATCCGCACCTGATCATGGAGCATGCTCACTGA
- the nikD gene encoding nickel import ATP-binding protein NikD, whose product MPQQIELQHLSLLADKPLVHDVSLTLKRGRVLALVGGSGSGKSLTCAAALGVLPPGVQQTAGTLLADGKPVSGAVLRGLTIATIMQNPRSAFNPLHTMATHARETCRALGKPADDATLISALHAVGLENPARILTLYSFEMSGGMLQRMMIAMAILADAPFIIADEPTTDLDVVAQARILDLLTSVIEQRNPGMLIVTHDMGVVARLADEVAVMNQGRIVEHNSVDVIFNAPQHPVTRGLLAAHLALYGMELPG is encoded by the coding sequence ATGCCGCAACAGATCGAATTACAACATCTTTCCCTGCTGGCGGATAAACCGCTGGTGCATGATGTATCGCTGACGCTCAAACGCGGGCGCGTGCTGGCGCTGGTCGGCGGTAGCGGCAGTGGGAAATCACTTACCTGCGCGGCTGCACTTGGCGTGTTACCCCCGGGGGTTCAGCAAACGGCGGGTACACTGCTGGCCGATGGTAAACCGGTATCCGGTGCCGTACTACGTGGACTCACTATTGCCACGATTATGCAGAATCCGCGCAGCGCCTTTAACCCGCTGCATACCATGGCCACCCACGCACGTGAAACCTGCCGCGCGCTGGGTAAACCTGCTGATGACGCCACACTTATCAGTGCATTACATGCGGTCGGTCTGGAAAACCCGGCGCGCATCCTGACCCTGTACTCATTTGAGATGAGCGGCGGCATGTTGCAGCGCATGATGATTGCGATGGCAATTCTGGCCGATGCACCGTTTATTATCGCCGACGAGCCGACTACCGACCTGGATGTCGTTGCCCAGGCGCGCATTCTGGATCTTCTGACCTCTGTCATTGAACAACGCAACCCCGGCATGTTGATTGTCACGCACGATATGGGCGTGGTTGCCCGACTGGCAGACGAGGTTGCCGTCATGAATCAAGGACGCATTGTTGAACATAACAGCGTTGACGTCATTTTTAACGCGCCGCAGCATCCCGTCACGCGCGGCCTGCTCGCGGCCCACCTGGCGCTTTACGGTATGGAGTTACCCGGATGA
- the nikE gene encoding nickel import ATP-binding protein NikE, which yields MTLLCVSGLRHSYPHQPGVLNNISLTLRPGESVALLGRSGCGKSTLARLLVGLEQPELGEIAWRGKRLTSLDRPSRKAFRRDIQLVFQDAISAVNPRKTVGEIIAEPMRHLLTVAKKDRPGRIEEMLHAVELDVDLIGKRPSQLSGGQLQRVCLARALIVKPALLILDEAVSSLDLVLQAGIIQLLKRLQQQFGTACLFITHDLRLVERFCQRVMVMDRGEIIETALVQSPFQLQTPEGRALQQAILPAFPVPRHTQ from the coding sequence ATGACACTTCTTTGCGTTTCCGGGTTGAGGCACAGCTATCCTCATCAGCCCGGCGTACTTAACAATATTTCGCTCACGCTGCGGCCAGGAGAAAGCGTGGCCCTGCTGGGACGCAGCGGCTGCGGAAAAAGTACCCTGGCGCGACTGTTGGTCGGTCTTGAACAGCCTGAACTCGGCGAGATCGCCTGGCGCGGTAAACGGCTGACGAGCCTGGATCGCCCGTCCCGCAAGGCATTTCGCCGTGATATTCAACTGGTATTTCAGGACGCGATAAGCGCCGTGAATCCACGGAAAACGGTAGGTGAAATTATTGCCGAACCGATGCGGCATTTACTGACGGTCGCAAAAAAAGATCGCCCGGGCCGTATTGAGGAGATGCTTCACGCCGTTGAACTCGATGTCGATCTGATCGGCAAGCGCCCCTCCCAGCTCAGCGGCGGTCAGCTGCAGCGTGTCTGTCTGGCACGCGCGCTGATCGTCAAACCGGCGCTGCTGATCCTCGATGAGGCAGTCTCCAGCCTGGATTTAGTCCTGCAGGCCGGGATCATCCAGTTACTGAAACGTCTGCAGCAACAGTTTGGCACCGCCTGCCTGTTTATTACTCACGATCTACGGCTGGTCGAGCGCTTTTGTCAGCGAGTCATGGTTATGGATCGGGGTGAAATAATCGAAACCGCGCTCGTGCAGTCTCCTTTTCAGCTACAGACTCCGGAAGGTCGGGCGCTGCAGCAGGCGATACTCCCCGCGTTCCCTGTCCCGCGCCACACTCAATAA
- the nikR gene encoding nickel-responsive transcriptional regulator NikR has translation MQRITITLDDDLLTALDELSAQRGYHNRSEAIRDILRNTLVHEHPQHGEKQGYAVLSYVYEHEKRDLASRIVSAQHHHHDLSVSTLHVHINHDDCLEVSVLKGNMHEIQHFADDVIAQRGVRHGHLHCLTAR, from the coding sequence ATGCAACGAATTACCATTACGCTTGATGACGATCTTCTCACAGCGCTGGACGAACTGAGCGCTCAGCGGGGATATCATAATCGTTCCGAAGCCATTCGCGATATTCTGCGCAACACGCTGGTTCATGAGCATCCACAACACGGTGAGAAACAAGGGTATGCGGTGTTGTCCTACGTTTATGAGCACGAAAAACGCGATCTTGCCAGCCGCATTGTATCGGCCCAGCATCATCATCACGACCTGTCCGTCTCGACCCTGCACGTTCATATCAATCATGATGATTGCCTCGAAGTGTCAGTGCTGAAAGGCAACATGCATGAAATCCAGCATTTCGCTGACGATGTGATCGCCCAACGCGGCGTACGGCACGGGCATTTACACTGTTTAACGGCCAGGTAG
- a CDS encoding SDR family NAD(P)-dependent oxidoreductase, whose amino-acid sequence MKIDFTGKVALVTASTAGIGLAIARGLAESGAEVIINGRSESSVNQGIQHLQQAVPGAQLRAAIADLSTPEGVEALLKIAPEVDILVNNAGIFGLENFYSTDDSTWDTYWQTNVMSGVRLSRALLPGMVRKGWGRVVFISSESARNIPADMIHYGVTKTAQLSLSRGLAKFVAGSGVTVNSVLPGPTLSDGFAAMMKDEVEKTGKSLEAVAKDFVMQNRPSSVIQRAATVEEVANMVVYVCSEQASATSGAALRVDGGVVDDII is encoded by the coding sequence ATGAAAATTGATTTTACGGGGAAAGTGGCGCTGGTGACGGCCTCCACTGCGGGGATCGGTTTAGCCATTGCCCGGGGACTGGCGGAAAGCGGTGCCGAGGTTATTATTAACGGGCGTAGCGAAAGCAGCGTTAATCAGGGTATTCAACATCTTCAACAGGCGGTTCCCGGTGCGCAACTTCGGGCGGCCATTGCCGATCTCAGCACGCCAGAGGGCGTAGAAGCGCTGCTAAAGATTGCGCCAGAAGTCGATATTCTGGTCAACAACGCGGGTATTTTCGGCCTGGAGAATTTTTATTCTACCGACGACAGTACCTGGGATACCTACTGGCAAACAAATGTGATGTCGGGCGTGCGTTTGTCCCGGGCGCTATTGCCGGGCATGGTGCGTAAAGGCTGGGGCCGCGTAGTGTTTATTTCATCTGAATCTGCCCGCAATATTCCGGCAGATATGATCCATTATGGGGTAACCAAAACGGCGCAACTTTCACTTTCGCGCGGGCTGGCAAAATTTGTCGCAGGCAGCGGCGTGACGGTAAACAGCGTGCTGCCAGGTCCCACACTTTCAGATGGTTTTGCCGCCATGATGAAAGATGAGGTTGAGAAAACCGGTAAATCACTGGAGGCCGTGGCGAAAGATTTTGTGATGCAAAACCGCCCCAGCTCGGTGATCCAGCGTGCCGCCACAGTGGAAGAAGTGGCCAATATGGTCGTTTACGTCTGTTCAGAGCAGGCATCCGCGACGTCCGGTGCGGCGCTACGCGTAGATGGCGGTGTGGTGGACGATATTATCTGA
- a CDS encoding DUF1971 domain-containing protein, which yields MAFQIPFHFRHTRSTPFWDKQSVPQALLTHHNTKKGVYGRLAVMQGAVKYFGFASEDDTTAEIEVVINAGHFGISPPQYWHRIELLTDDTYFNIDFFADPNEALEGKGIGQVVNTHRG from the coding sequence ATGGCTTTTCAGATCCCTTTTCATTTTCGTCATACCCGCTCGACGCCGTTCTGGGATAAGCAGTCAGTCCCTCAGGCGCTATTGACACATCACAATACCAAAAAAGGCGTCTATGGCCGACTAGCCGTGATGCAGGGTGCGGTAAAATATTTTGGCTTTGCCAGCGAAGATGACACCACGGCGGAGATTGAAGTGGTTATTAATGCAGGGCATTTTGGTATCAGCCCACCGCAGTACTGGCACCGTATTGAACTGCTAACCGACGATACCTATTTTAATATCGATTTCTTTGCCGACCCCAACGAAGCGCTGGAAGGAAAAGGAATCGGGCAGGTGGTGAATACGCACCGGGGGTAG
- a CDS encoding DUF1869 domain-containing protein, with product MTNENRGYSLAVTNRDNNETKDKVYLKPMSLYVPERAAQAVNELVENLSLDGENTAEFILTVTNNNNGISVDKNFSSLSELQDPTAAADAVKDLINIVRGYESDEETNVCGW from the coding sequence ATGACCAATGAAAATAGAGGTTATTCTTTAGCAGTAACGAATCGTGACAATAATGAAACCAAAGATAAAGTGTATTTGAAACCGATGTCCCTGTATGTGCCCGAGCGGGCCGCTCAGGCAGTAAATGAACTGGTTGAGAATCTGTCACTTGACGGTGAAAACACCGCTGAATTTATCCTGACGGTAACTAACAATAATAATGGTATTTCTGTCGATAAAAATTTTTCCAGTTTGAGTGAGTTACAGGACCCTACCGCCGCCGCAGATGCGGTTAAAGACTTGATTAACATTGTTCGCGGTTATGAGTCTGATGAAGAAACTAATGTGTGTGGCTGGTAA
- a CDS encoding DUF1971 domain-containing protein, which produces MKRIVIPSHYVHTRSTPFWNNETAPASIWKRHLDAGTRQGVYPRLSVMRGVIRYYGYADETSPEAVETLTINAGEFGVFPPEKWHNIEALTDDTVFCVDFYVDPMILIEG; this is translated from the coding sequence ATGAAACGTATTGTTATACCTTCTCACTATGTACATACCCGCTCGACCCCGTTCTGGAATAATGAGACTGCACCAGCCTCGATCTGGAAACGTCATCTTGATGCCGGAACCCGGCAGGGGGTTTATCCTCGCTTAAGCGTAATGCGTGGTGTTATCCGCTATTACGGGTATGCTGATGAAACCAGCCCTGAAGCGGTAGAAACGCTGACCATCAATGCCGGCGAATTTGGCGTATTTCCGCCAGAAAAATGGCATAACATCGAAGCGTTGACTGACGATACGGTATTCTGCGTCGACTTTTATGTTGATCCGATGATTTTAATTGAAGGCTGA
- the tssB gene encoding type VI secretion system contractile sheath small subunit has product MSESFQNEIPRARVNIKLDLLTGGSQKKVELPLKLLSVGDFSNGKAEGAISERKKIDINKNNFNSVLADFNPEVKLTVKNTLINDGSEENVSLSFRNIKDFEPEAVARQIPQLRAMLSMRNLLRDLKSNLLDNVTFRKELENILKDPALSDELRNELNALAPVQA; this is encoded by the coding sequence ATGTCTGAATCATTTCAGAACGAGATACCCCGTGCACGTGTAAATATAAAACTGGATCTGTTAACAGGGGGATCGCAAAAAAAAGTTGAGCTACCACTAAAACTGTTGAGTGTTGGTGATTTTAGTAATGGTAAAGCCGAAGGTGCGATTTCTGAGCGTAAGAAAATAGATATCAATAAAAACAATTTTAACAGCGTGCTCGCTGATTTTAACCCTGAAGTAAAACTTACTGTTAAAAACACGCTTATCAACGACGGCTCTGAAGAAAATGTCAGCCTCTCCTTTCGCAATATAAAAGACTTTGAACCCGAGGCGGTTGCACGTCAAATTCCTCAACTTCGTGCCATGCTCTCCATGCGTAATTTATTACGCGATCTGAAATCCAACCTTCTGGATAATGTTACTTTCAGGAAAGAACTGGAAAATATATTAAAAGACCCCGCACTGTCTGATGAACTGCGCAACGAGTTGAATGCGCTAGCCCCTGTCCAGGCTTAA
- the tssC gene encoding type VI secretion system contractile sheath large subunit produces MSVNQESMKQSGGTTVDKTLPQGGVYASLFDKINLTPVAELGDLNGFDDNTVMAETSTDARVTAAVKVFMQCLQKSGQKVEKLDKTILDHHIAELDFQISRQLDEVMHHDEFQRVEGVWRGLKSLVDKTDFRQNVKLELLDLPKEELRQDFEDSPEIIQSGLYKQTYIAEYDTPGGEPIAAVISAYEFDASAQDVALMRNISKVSAAAHMPFIGSAGPKFFLKDNMEQVAAIKDIGNYFDRAEYIKWKSFRDTDDSRYIGLVMPRVLGRLPYGPDTVPVRSFNYIEEVKGPDHHKYLWTNASFAFAANMVKSFINNGWCVQIRGPQAGGAVKDLPIHLYDLGTGNQVKIPSEVMISETREFEFANLGFIPLSYYKNRDYACFFSANSTQKPALYDTADATANSRINARLPYIFLLSRIAHYLKLIQRENIGTTKDRRLLELELNTWVRTLVTEMTDPGDELQASHPLRNAKVVVEDIEDNPGFFRVKLFAVPHFQVEGMDVNLSLVSQMPKAKV; encoded by the coding sequence ATGTCAGTCAATCAAGAATCAATGAAGCAGTCGGGCGGTACTACTGTTGATAAAACACTGCCACAGGGTGGGGTTTACGCCTCACTATTTGACAAAATTAACTTAACGCCGGTAGCTGAACTCGGCGATTTAAACGGTTTCGATGATAATACCGTAATGGCGGAAACCTCTACTGATGCGCGTGTTACCGCCGCAGTAAAAGTATTTATGCAATGCCTGCAAAAATCTGGACAAAAAGTTGAGAAGCTGGATAAAACTATTCTTGACCACCATATTGCGGAGCTTGATTTCCAGATCAGTCGCCAGCTCGATGAAGTCATGCACCATGACGAATTTCAGCGTGTAGAGGGTGTCTGGCGAGGGCTGAAGTCTTTGGTCGATAAGACCGATTTTCGCCAGAATGTAAAACTGGAATTACTGGATTTGCCCAAAGAAGAACTGCGACAGGATTTCGAGGACTCGCCGGAAATCATTCAAAGTGGGCTGTACAAGCAAACCTATATTGCAGAATACGACACGCCGGGCGGCGAACCCATTGCCGCTGTTATTTCAGCCTATGAGTTTGATGCATCCGCTCAGGATGTTGCGTTAATGCGTAATATTTCCAAAGTATCCGCAGCAGCCCATATGCCATTTATTGGTTCTGCAGGGCCGAAGTTTTTTTTAAAAGACAACATGGAACAGGTCGCGGCCATTAAAGATATCGGTAACTATTTTGATCGGGCCGAATATATCAAATGGAAAAGTTTCCGTGATACCGATGACTCTCGCTATATCGGTCTGGTAATGCCACGCGTATTGGGGCGTTTACCGTATGGCCCGGATACGGTACCCGTGCGTAGCTTCAACTATATTGAGGAAGTAAAAGGGCCGGATCACCATAAATATCTGTGGACCAATGCTTCTTTCGCCTTTGCTGCAAATATGGTGAAAAGCTTCATTAACAACGGCTGGTGCGTGCAAATACGCGGCCCGCAGGCGGGCGGTGCTGTAAAAGATCTGCCTATTCACCTGTACGATCTCGGAACCGGTAATCAGGTAAAAATCCCGTCAGAAGTCATGATTTCGGAAACCCGTGAGTTTGAGTTTGCTAACCTCGGATTTATCCCCCTGTCTTATTATAAAAACCGGGACTACGCCTGCTTTTTCTCAGCAAACTCGACGCAGAAACCGGCCCTGTACGATACCGCAGACGCGACGGCTAACAGCCGAATTAATGCACGTTTGCCTTATATCTTCCTGCTGTCGCGCATCGCCCATTACCTGAAACTTATTCAACGTGAAAATATCGGCACTACCAAAGATCGCCGCCTGCTGGAACTGGAACTTAACACCTGGGTACGCACTCTGGTGACTGAAATGACCGATCCGGGCGATGAACTGCAAGCCTCACATCCTCTGCGCAATGCGAAGGTGGTGGTAGAAGATATCGAAGATAACCCGGGCTTTTTCCGCGTGAAGCTGTTTGCCGTGCCGCATTTTCAGGTGGAAGGTATGGATGTCAATCTGTCGCTGGTTTCTCAGATGCCGAAAGCGAAAGTGTAA